The following coding sequences are from one Salvia hispanica cultivar TCC Black 2014 chromosome 3, UniMelb_Shisp_WGS_1.0, whole genome shotgun sequence window:
- the LOC125209053 gene encoding F-box protein At4g35930 isoform X2, translated as MGKVSPAERQSKNGRQKRRLRNAKSKFLKPGALAQLRDSRASGSKSCTDLGKKRVALFGGKPTDGEASEPHRDKNTEQSPNFSSPVRFQFAPALGASDFFNPYNLGNTPKTPRMEDSASESRLESLPIDLLVKILCHLHHDQLRAVFHVSQKIRKSVVIARQFHFNYTTPDRSRQEMLNTMTPLPTEHWPFMGGGEKGMLIASPHTPKAPKHGPRPPSRLKFTEMRQVAAVLFQDSSFSLVPSVIQKPICKSLASNRVLFYEDELCQAVAQNKLR; from the exons atgGGCAAAGTGTCTCCGGCCGAAAGGCAATCGAAGAATGGCAGGCAGAAAAGGCGATTGAGGAATGCCAAAAGCAAGTTTTTGAAGCCTGGAGCTCTTGCTCAGCTCCGGGACAGCAGGGCATCCGGTTCAAAATCTTGTACAGATCTTGGGAAGAAAAGAGTTGCGCTTTTCGGTGGAAAGCCGACTGATGGGGAAGCATCCGAGCCTCATCGGGACAAGAACACCGAGCAAAGCCCTAATTTTTCATCGCCTGTGAGGTTTCAATTTGCTCCTGCACTTGGAGCATCTGATTTTTTCAATCCATATAATTTAGGGAACACTCCAAAAACCCCTCGAATGGAGGACTCTGCCTCGGAGTCCAGGCTTGAATCTCTCCCTATTGATTTACTG GTGAAAATACTTTGCCACCTGCACCATGACCAGCTCAGAGCAGTTTTCCATGTCTCTCAGAAAATCAGGAAATCA GTTGTTATAGCAAGGCAGTTCCACTTTAATTACACTACTCCGGATAGATCGAGGCAAGAGATGCTGAACACTATGACTCCACTGCCAACCGAGCACTGGCCCTTTATGGG GGGAGGCGAAAAAGGGATGCTGATTGCAAGCCCGCACACGCCAAAGGCACCAAAGCATGGCCCACGTCCACCCTCCCGTTTGAAGTTCACTGAGATGCGGCAGGTAGCTGCTGTTCTCTTCCAAGATTCATCATTCTCTTTGGTGCCATCAGTCATTCAGAAACCAATATGCAAGTCGTTGGCTTCCAACAGAGTCCTGTTCTACGAGGATGAGTTGTGCCAGGCAGTGGCTCAGAACAAACTTCGTTGA
- the LOC125209053 gene encoding F-box protein At4g35930 isoform X1: MGKVSPAERQSKNGRQKRRLRNAKSKFLKPGALAQLRDSRASGSKSCTDLGKKRVALFGGKPTDGEASEPHRDKNTEQSPNFSSPVRFQFAPALGASDFFNPYNLGNTPKTPRMEDSASESRLESLPIDLLVKILCHLHHDQLRAVFHVSQKIRKSVVIARQFHFNYTTPDRSRQEMLNTMTPLPTEHWPFMGRGGEKGMLIASPHTPKAPKHGPRPPSRLKFTEMRQVAAVLFQDSSFSLVPSVIQKPICKSLASNRVLFYEDELCQAVAQNKLR; encoded by the exons atgGGCAAAGTGTCTCCGGCCGAAAGGCAATCGAAGAATGGCAGGCAGAAAAGGCGATTGAGGAATGCCAAAAGCAAGTTTTTGAAGCCTGGAGCTCTTGCTCAGCTCCGGGACAGCAGGGCATCCGGTTCAAAATCTTGTACAGATCTTGGGAAGAAAAGAGTTGCGCTTTTCGGTGGAAAGCCGACTGATGGGGAAGCATCCGAGCCTCATCGGGACAAGAACACCGAGCAAAGCCCTAATTTTTCATCGCCTGTGAGGTTTCAATTTGCTCCTGCACTTGGAGCATCTGATTTTTTCAATCCATATAATTTAGGGAACACTCCAAAAACCCCTCGAATGGAGGACTCTGCCTCGGAGTCCAGGCTTGAATCTCTCCCTATTGATTTACTG GTGAAAATACTTTGCCACCTGCACCATGACCAGCTCAGAGCAGTTTTCCATGTCTCTCAGAAAATCAGGAAATCA GTTGTTATAGCAAGGCAGTTCCACTTTAATTACACTACTCCGGATAGATCGAGGCAAGAGATGCTGAACACTATGACTCCACTGCCAACCGAGCACTGGCCCTTTATGGG CAGGGGAGGCGAAAAAGGGATGCTGATTGCAAGCCCGCACACGCCAAAGGCACCAAAGCATGGCCCACGTCCACCCTCCCGTTTGAAGTTCACTGAGATGCGGCAGGTAGCTGCTGTTCTCTTCCAAGATTCATCATTCTCTTTGGTGCCATCAGTCATTCAGAAACCAATATGCAAGTCGTTGGCTTCCAACAGAGTCCTGTTCTACGAGGATGAGTTGTGCCAGGCAGTGGCTCAGAACAAACTTCGTTGA
- the LOC125209054 gene encoding protein FREE1-like isoform X2 has protein sequence MFFVRYWNHISLPFGPKPMLILSQDRLGLSQILDTVTSASIQSKEIGSGSTPSDVVKGTDQLEKKKGFIDWRNLIKPMNEEKDHWVPDEAVVKCKACAADFNAFKRKCRNCGDIFCDKCTQGRIALTANENAQPVRVCDRCMAEVVQRLSNKVAVAPGRATGCRAMKILLENFRSET, from the exons ATGTTCTTTGTCAG GTATTGGAATCACATATCTTTGCCTTTTGGGCCAAAACCAATGTTGATCCTGAGCCAAGACAGATTAGGCTTAAGTCAAATTCTGGATACAGTGACATCAGCAAGCATCCAG TCGAAGGAGATAGGTTCAGGCAGTACTCCATCAGACGTAGTTAAGGGAACTGACCAATtagaaaagaagaaaggatTTATTGATTGGAGGAACTTGATAAAGCCAATGAATGAGGAGAAGGATCACTGG GTCCCAGATGAAGCAGTAGTCAAATGCAAAGCTTGTGCAGCAGATTTCAATGCTTTTAAACGGAAG TGCCGAAACTGTGGGGATATTTTCTGTGACAAGTGCACACAAGGGAGGATTGCCCTCACTGCAAATGAAAATGCTCAACCAGTTCGAGTTTGTGATCGATGCATG GCAGAGGTAGTTCAAAGACTCAGCAATAAGGTAGCGGTAGCGCCTGGTCGAGCTACTGGATGCAGAGCCATGAAGATCTTGCTTGAAAACTTCAG GAGCGAAACATGA
- the LOC125209054 gene encoding protein FREE1-like isoform X1, which translates to MFFVRYWNHISLPFGPKPMLILSQDRLGLSQILDTVTSASIQSKEIGSGSTPSDVVKGTDQLEKKKGFIDWRNLIKPMNEEKDHWVPDEAVVKCKACAADFNAFKRKHQCRNCGDIFCDKCTQGRIALTANENAQPVRVCDRCMAEVVQRLSNKVAVAPGRATGCRAMKILLENFRSET; encoded by the exons ATGTTCTTTGTCAG GTATTGGAATCACATATCTTTGCCTTTTGGGCCAAAACCAATGTTGATCCTGAGCCAAGACAGATTAGGCTTAAGTCAAATTCTGGATACAGTGACATCAGCAAGCATCCAG TCGAAGGAGATAGGTTCAGGCAGTACTCCATCAGACGTAGTTAAGGGAACTGACCAATtagaaaagaagaaaggatTTATTGATTGGAGGAACTTGATAAAGCCAATGAATGAGGAGAAGGATCACTGG GTCCCAGATGAAGCAGTAGTCAAATGCAAAGCTTGTGCAGCAGATTTCAATGCTTTTAAACGGAAG CATCAGTGCCGAAACTGTGGGGATATTTTCTGTGACAAGTGCACACAAGGGAGGATTGCCCTCACTGCAAATGAAAATGCTCAACCAGTTCGAGTTTGTGATCGATGCATG GCAGAGGTAGTTCAAAGACTCAGCAATAAGGTAGCGGTAGCGCCTGGTCGAGCTACTGGATGCAGAGCCATGAAGATCTTGCTTGAAAACTTCAG GAGCGAAACATGA